In Nerophis ophidion isolate RoL-2023_Sa linkage group LG03, RoL_Noph_v1.0, whole genome shotgun sequence, the following are encoded in one genomic region:
- the LOC133549253 gene encoding rhombotin-1-like: MVLDKEESVSLVSIQSREKVRGCAGCNGRIRDRFMLQALDRFWHEDCLKCACCDCRLGRVGSSLYTRANLILCRRDYLRLFGVTGNCAACRKLIPAFEMVMRARDNVYHLDCFACQLCRQRFCVGDRFFLKNNMILCQLDYEGGHLNSNSAP, encoded by the exons ATGGTGCTGGACAAGGAGGAGA GCGTGTCCCTGGTGTCCATCCAGTCCAGAGAGAAGGTGCGAGGCTGCGCCGGCTGCAACGGGAGGATCCGGGACCGCTTCATGCTGCAGGCCTTGGACCGCTTCTGGCACGAAGACTGTCTGAAGTGTGCCTGCTGCGACTGCCGCCTGGGCCGGGTGGGCTCCAGCCTCTACACCCGGGCCAACCTCATCCTGTGCCGCCGGGACTACCTCAG GCTGTTCGGAGTGACAGGAAACTGCGCCGCCTGCAGGAAGTTAATCCCGGCCTTCGAGATGGTGATGAGGGCGCGGGACAACGTCTACCATTTAGACTGCTTCGCCTGCCAGCTGTGTCGCCAGAG ATTTTGTGTGGGAGATCGCTTCTTCCTGAAGAACAACATGATCCTGTGCCAGCTGGACTACGAAGGCGGCCATCTTAACAGCAACAGCGCGCCCTGA